The following nucleotide sequence is from Chloroflexota bacterium.
TCAAGCTGTGGGAAGAAAACCCGGAGACCTTCACGGCGGCAGGCGTCTGAGAACGATTCCCTCAGTCGTCTGTTGATGGATACCCCTCCGGTAACACTGACGGCAGGTACCCCTTTGTACCGGGCGGCCTGGAGGGTCTTGGACACCAGAACATCTACGACGGCTTCCTGAAAACTGGCGGCAATGTCCGGCAGGGGGAGTGTTTCCCTGCCCTTATCTTTAAACATATTGACCACGGCGGTCTTTAAGCCGCTGAAGCTGAAATCGAAGGATCGGCTGCGCCCCAACGGCCTGGGAAGGGCGAAGGCCGATTTGTTTCCCTGAACTGAGAGCTTCTCTATGACAGGTCCACCGGGGAAACTGAGCCCGAGGAATTTGGCGACCTTGTCGAAGGCCTCACCGGCGGCGTCATCCAGTGTGTTGCCCATCACCTCATATTGGCACACATCATTGACATAAACAAGCATGGTGTGACCCCCGGAGACGGTCAGGCAAACATGTGGCAGCGGCATCTCCGGGTGGCTCAGGATGTTGGCAAAGATATGCCCTTCGATGTGATGTATGCCTACCAGTGGTACCTTGAGGGCATAGGCCAGGGATTTGGCGGCTGACACCCCTACAATGAGGGAACCGATCAGGCCATGCCTTGAAGTGACAGCGATGGCCTCTATTTCTGGGAGCGTTTTCCCGGCTGAATCGATGGCTTCCCTGGTGACATAGCCTATGGCCTCCACATGTTTTCTGGAGGCCACCTCCGGGACCACACCGCCGAATCTGGCATGCAGGTCTATCTGTGAGGCGATGACATTGGAAAGGATAGTGCCATCGGCGACCAGAGCCGCCGATGTCTCGTCACAGGATGTTTCAATACCTAGAATCAACATGTTAATCTGTACCACTCAAGACGCAGGAGATTTACTTCATGGTTCCTGTTGCCGTTTGAGCAGCAATGCCTGGGCTAGAGATTCCTTTAAGTATAAGGGCACCAGAGAGGGAGCATCATCGGTATTACCTCTTTCGAAGCGGGGCAGAGACAGCCAGGCGAACACGCACCCGCTCGGGGAATCTGATGGACTGCCGAAGTTTGCCAGAGAGCCCAGTTCCCTGGCTATGATCTGGCGATACAGGTGCGCTGGCTTACCCAGGAAGAGGGTGGGTTCCTTGATGGTCTTGGTTAGTTCTTTTATGCTGCCCACATAATACTCGCCTTTTCTGGCAAGGGTTTCCCCCATGGAACGGTAGAAAGCGGCATAAATATTCTCTTTGCCGGCATCGATAAGCGGACATAGAAGGCCGGGTGCACTTCTGGCTTGATATGCCAGGGCCTCCAGGGATGATATGCCGCAGACAGGTCTATTGGCTGCATAAGCCAGGGTCTTGGCTACCGTTATCCCTACTCTCAGCCCGGTCCATGACCCGGGTCCTATGCCTACCGCCAGCCCATCGACCTCTGCCAGAGTGAGCCCGCCGCGTTTCAGCACCAGGTCGATATTAAGGATTATCCTCTGAAGCGAGTTGTCCCTGGCCTCCCAGGAGAGGTCTGCCAGCACCCGATCGCCATCGATCAAGCCGACGGTGTTGGAGGGACTTGAAGTATCAAACCCCAGTATTCTCATAGGTTGCCCAGTTCATCAAGCAGTTTGCCAAAGCCCTCGCCAAAGGCGGTGAGCACTATCTCGCGCTTTTTGGGAGAAAGGACGGAGAACTCCACCGCCAGGTGATTATCAGGGAGGAGCGGAAGTATTTTATCTGCCCACTCTATTATGGCCACCCCTGATGCTGCCCTGCTCAAATAGTCCAATATTCCCACGTCAAGACCCATGGCCGCATTTTCCAGCCGGTACAGGTCCAGGTGGAACACAGGGAGCCTGCCTTCATATTCATTGACGAAAGCGAACGTGGGGCTGTTCACACACCGTTTGGGAATGCCGAGTCCGGCGCACAGGCCTTTCGTAAAACACGTCTTCCCGCAGCCGAGTTCCCCTATCAGGGCGATGATGCTGCCGGTGCTAATCTTTTTACCTATTCTCCTGCCTAGCTCCTGTGTGGCCGAAGGGCTGCTTGTCAGACACAGGCGTTTCCTCATCTTGATCCTGGAATTTCTCTTGAGCGTTGTTCCGGACACTGTTGACTGTTCCTCTGAACGAAAATAAGTCTCTGGGAGTACTTAGCCTTGATATTCTGCAACTAGATTATCATGCCGCCTCCCTGGCGGCGATGTCTCTTCGGTAGTGGCAGCCTTCGAAATGGATGCGTGGTATGTTGGCATAGACCCTGGCTCGCGCATCGGTCAATGTCTTGCCCTTGGCTACCACTGTCAGCACCCTGCCTCCGTTGGTGACCGCACCCTCTTTGACAGTTGTTCCGGCATGAAAGACAAGGATATCCCTGTCCAGCTTATCCAGTCCCGTGATGGGGAAACCGGTCTTATATTTTCCCGGATAACCCCCCGAAGCCATCACCACTCCAACGCAGGCCTCGTTGCTCCATTCGATCTTTATCTTGTTCAGCTTCCTCTCAATTACAGCCAGCATTATATCCACCAGGTCAGTATCGAGTCGGGGAATTATGGCTTGAGTCTCCGGATCACCGAACCTGGCGTTGAACTCCAGCACCTTGATGCCATCCGGGGTGACCATCAGCCCGGCGTAGAGGACGCCTTTGTAAGGCATACCTTCGCTGGCCATGGCTTGCACCGCTGGCTCCAGAACAGTGCGCTGTGCCTCTTCGACTTGAGATTGATCGAAGAAGCCGGTTGGGCTGTAGCTTCCCATACCACCGGTGTTCGGCCCCTGGTCATAATCGAATACCCTCTTATAGTCGCAGGCGGGAACAAGAGGACAGACAGTCTTGCCATCGGTAAAGGCGAGCAGGCTTACCTCTTTGCCACTGAGGCATTCCTCAATGATGACCCTGTCGCCGGCATTGCCCAGGGACTTCCTTTCCATGACGTCGGACAATGCCTCCAGGGCTTGTTTCTTTGAAGTGGCTACGACGACCCCCTTGCCTGCTGCCAAGCCATCTGCTTTTATGACCAGGGGGGCTGGCTGAGATTGGACGTAGTCCCTGGCCTCTGAATATGACGAGAAGATCATGCCCTGAGCGCAGGGTATGCCATATTTCTGCATCAGGTTTTTGGAGAATACCTTGCTGGATTCGATCTGTGCTGCAGCCTTTGTGGGACCGAAGACAGGCAGGCGGAGCTTCTGAAACAGATCAACAACGCCTGAGGCTAGAGGGGCTTCAGGTCCTACCACGGTCAGGTCAATTTGATACTTTTGCGCTGCTTTGGCCAGGGCTTCGATATCCCCGGCAGGGATATCCACATTTTCGGCAATTGCCGCAGTTCCGGCGTTCCCCGGAGCAACATAAATCTTACCCGCCTTTGGGCTTTGTTTGAGCTTCCACACCAGGGCATGCTCCCGAGCGCCATTCCCGATGACCATTACGTTCACAGTTCTACCTCCAGGAGTTCACCAGCCTTTGTCTTTGATATGCGAATACTTAAAAGCTCTGTAAAGAGCATTTCTATAGCAGTGTCGCCGTCTGGATACGTGGCGAATCCCATGGCTCCCAGGCTTCGGTTCATCGCTAGCGTTGAAGGGTATTTGCGTGATATCGGCCGCAGAATATTATAGATGCCGCTTCATTGACACCTGATAGTGGACGCCAATGGGAAAGCCCTACCCCTCTTTTAATCTTGAAGTCATGACGAGATCTGCCTGTTTCGTGATGTCTTCATATGGCGAGATAATTCGGGATCAGAGGCCTTCCTTCTTGAACTTGGCTGCCTGAGTAGAATCGAGCTTCTGGATCAGCTTGGTGAGCTCGGCAAAGTGCTCCTTCTCGTCGTCGCGGATGTGCTCCAGGATATGCCTGGCCTCTTCGTTATCCAGCGTATCAATATGGTCCTGGTATTGATTGATGGCCTGCAGTTCGCCTATAAGGTCCTCTCGGAGCATTTCCAGGTCTATTTCCTTTTCATCGAACTCGCCCATTTCCTCGTCACAGCAATGCATCGCTCTTCCTCCTTCTCATTCCCATTCAATTGTGGCTGGCGGCTTGGATGATATATCATACACCACCCGGTTTACACTGGGGACTTCGTTAACAATACGGTTGGAGATCTGCGCCAGCAGCTCCGGGGGAAGGTGGGCCCAGTCAGCGGTCATGGCATCTTCGCTGGTCACTGCTCTAATGGCGACCAGATAGCCGTAGGTTCTATGGTCGCCCATTACCCCGACGCTCCTGATGTTAGTGAGCACGGCAAAGCTCTGCCATAGCTGGCGGTAAAGGTTGGCCTTCTTGATTTCATTCATGACAATCCAATCGGCTGCTCTCAGCACCTCCAGCCGCTCCCGGGTAACCTCACCGATAATGCGCACTGACAACCCCGGACCCGGGAAGGGTTGTCGCCAGATGACATCTTCAGGCAGGCCCAGTGCCAGTCCCACCTTTCTTACCTCGTCTTTAAAGAGGTAGCGCAGGGGTTCAAGCAGCTTGAGGGCCATCTTGGCAGGCAGTCCCCCCACATTGTGATGGGACTTTATTCTGGCTGAAGCCTTCAGATCAGGAGTGGTGCTCTCAATGACATCAGGGTAAAGGGTTCCCTGGGCCAGGAAGTCCACCTTGCCTATCTTGGTGGCTTCCTCCTCGAAGACACGGATGAATTCCTCCCCCACTACATGGCGCTTTTGTTCAGGATCGGTCACCCCCTTCAGATGCTCCAGGAATCTATCTGTGGCATCCACATAAACGATGTTCATCTTCAGGTTCTTTCGAAAGGCGTTGATAGTCCGCTCCGCCTCTTCCCTGCGCAACAGGCCATTGTTGACAAAGATGCAGGTCAACTGGTCGCCTACTGCGTGGTGAATCAGGGTGGCGGCAACGGCGGAATCAACTCCTCCGGAGAGAGCGCAGATGACTTTCCCTGTGCCTACCTGTTGGGTGATCTTTTCGATACTTTCGGTGATGAAGCTCCTTGCTGTCCAGTTGCCCTGGCAGCCACAGACATTGTAGAGGAAGTTCTTCAAGACGGTTTTCCCATCTGGTGTATGGGCTACCTCGGGGTGAAATTGCAAACCAAAGAACCCCTGATCGTTGCCCATGATAGCAACAGGACAGTTGTCCGTGTAGGCGAGGGCAGTGAAGCCAGGTGGCATCTCCACGACCTGGTCGCCATGGCTCATCCATACCGGCATTGAGAAGGGTAGATAAGCGAGGAGGGGTGAATCTGCGCCCTGGTGCATGGTGGCGTGTCCATATTCCCGCTTTGTCTGCTGAACTACCTTCCCTCCCAGTTGCTGAGCCATAGCCTGCATGCCGTAGCAGATGCCCAGCACCGGCACCCCGCTCTCATAGACGTAGGATGGAGCCAGGGGCCCCCCTGGCTCATAGACACTCGCCGGGCCGCCGGAGAGGATGAAACCTTTGGGGTTCAGATGGGCGATGTTCTTCCAGGGTGTGTCATAGGGCACGATCTCGCAGTATACCTGGCACTCGCGGACGCGACGGGCAATGAGCATGCTGTACTGGGAACCGAAATCGAAGATGACCACAGCCTCGCGTTCGCCACCAGGGGCCGGGGCTTTCTGGGGGATGGGCTGTTCCCCCCCCTTCTTCTTGGCTATTTCGAGGTAGGTGGATACCTCAACATCGTCACTGGTAGCTACTCTATGGTCGACTGACATGTCTTTAGACCCGGGGATTTCTGAAGGGCTTCTCGAAGATCCTGCAGTGGTCACTTCGCTAGATTATACTAGGAGTACCTTGTCACCACAACCATCGTGGTCGGGATTGTTTAGTAACTGGGGAGTGCAGAGGGGCAGGGGCCCCTTTACTGGGGGCTTGGGGGTGTCCCCCACCTTCAAAAGTCCCCCAATAATGGGGGATATAGGGGGTTGAAAGATTTAATAAACAACCTCTCATAGTCTCTTCCATTTTGGTTTGCCGCAGCGTCTGGCCTGAAGTATACTGCTGTATTGTTTCCTTTAGTCTGGTTCGGCCGGCACAGGCCGGTCATCATCCATGAAAGAGAAAAACAATCCTCCGGTTGATGCTGAGAAGCAACCCCCCGCGGGACCTCCTGTAAGCGTGGCGGCCGAATCCGAAGGTTTTCATAATCTGAAAGGCTCGCAGGTATTCGTCACCCTGGGCGGGGTAATGCTGGCCATGTTTTTGAGCAGCCTGGACTCGACCATAGTGAGCACGGCCATGCCCCGCATCATAGCCGACCTGAAAGGCTTTGAACACTATACGTGGGTGAGCACAGCCTACCTGTTGACTTACACCGCGGTGATGCCCATTGTGGGCCGGCTCACGGACATGTACGGCCGGAAATGGTTCTACATCATAGGGATCATCATCTTCCTTCTGGGCTCGGCCCTCTGCGGCCTCAGCCATAGCATGACCCATCTGATCATCTGCCGCGGCTTTCAGGGGATTGGCGCCGGTGTCATGATGGCCAATGCTGCTATTGTTATTGGTGACCTGTTCCCCCCAAGTGAGCGCGGCAAGTACCAGGGATTAACTATGGCCGTCTTTGGGCTCGCAGCCATTGTCGGCCCCCTCCTGGGTGGCTTCATCACAGACCGTTTTTCCTGGCACTGGATCTTCTATATCAACCTTCCCCTGGGTATTCCAGTGATCGTTGCGTTCATCCGATTCTTCCCTAATATCCAGCCGGTGCGAGTTAAACATCAGCTTGACTACCTGGGGATGGCAGCGCTGGTACTCTGTGTTGCCCCACTTATCCTGGGGCTGTCCTGGGCGGGAGTGGAGTATGGATGGGTCTCGCCGCAGATTATTGGAATGCTGGCTATGTCAGCGGTGATGGTCGTCGTCTTTATAGTGGTAGAGTCCCGTGCTGCAGAACCCATCATGCCCCTGGGCGTGTTCCGCAACCGGGTGGTCAGCGTGTCGGTCATTGCCAGCTTTTGCATCGGCATGGGGCTGTTTGGCACGATCTTCCTTGTCCCCCTCTTCTTCCAGGGTGTCCTGGGCCAGTCGGCAACAAACAGTGGCATTATTCTAATGCCGATGATGCTGGGCTGGGTTGTAGCCAGCACCATATCGGGCCAGGCCCTCTCGCGTCTTGGGGGGCATTATCGCGTTCAAGCCCTCGTCGGGTTGGCCGTCATGGCGGTGGGGATGTTTCTGCTCTCTCGCATGACGGCAGATAGCAGCAGTGGCCAAGCCGTATTTGACATCGTCGTCATGGGCTTGGGGCTGGGCATTGCTCTGCCCTTATTAGTGATCGCGGTGCAGAACGCTGTGCCTTACCGCATCATGGGGGCTGCCACGGCTTCGGTGCAGTTCTTTCGATCTATTGGGCAGACTGTTGGTCTGGCCATCTTCGGCTCCATCATGGCCAGCCACTTCGCCTCCAATGTGGTACGGCTGACACAGAGTGATATTAAGGGAGTAATTGGCCCTGATGCACTTACTCGGTTGACCAGTCACCCTGAGGCTCTGATGGACTCCAACGCCATGACACAGCTTCGAGATATGTTCGGCCAGCAGGGTGCTGATATGGCCGAACGATTCGTACACGTGCTTAAAGAGTCCCTGGCAATGGCAATCAGCGATGTCTTTGTCGTTGGCACAGCAGCGCTGGCCGTAGCCTTTGCGGTGACGCTGTTTCTAAAAGAGGTTCCGCTGAGGCGTTCTCACAAGCCCGAGGAGCTGGGCTGAGGCTGTTTCCATGAATCCTTCACTCAGGCGATTATAGATACCCAATGAAAGTACTGTGTTTTCAGCCGCACAATGATGACTGCGCCATCGCTATTGGCGGCATAATGCAGAAAGTTTTGAAGCATGCAGGGGAGGTAACCTATGTTTACATTACCGACGGCCGCCATGGCAGCGATGTTATAACGCCCCAGGAATTGGTTGAAGTGAGAAGGGCAGAGGCGGGGGAGGAGAGGAGCTTGCTTGGTATTCAGCACTGCTTCGAACTGGGCGTGGAGGATGGATCAGTTGGCAGGTTACGTGGCGTGCGCCTGGAGTCCTTGAAGCAGGAGGTAGCGTCGATTCTTGCTGATAGCAAAGCCGATCTGATCTTTGTGCCGACAAAAAGCGATATGCATCCCGATCACAGGGCAACCCATGACCTGGTTCTGGAAGTGGTGGAGAGGATGCAGCCCAGTCCCATGGTGGCCAGGTATTTCGTGTGGCTATTCCCTGACTTTTACAGCAAGTTACCGGATGTTGCCGATCGGGTTCTTATGGTTGGCATCGACCATGAGATGGCTGCTAAGATGGCCGCCATCAGGGTGCACCAGTCGCAGGTCACCAGGGGTGCCTTTGATTCAATGGTGCAGATGCTCAATGCCTACCTCGCCTATGCCTTTAGAGCACCTGCCACCATAGGCTCTCGCTATGTAGAAATAGTGGGCTTGTTCGGCTCCAGTAAATATCCCCGTGTGACTGGGGAGCTTCTCCAGGTTCTCGATCCCTGTGCCGACATCACCAACATCCTGCATGGCAGGCCTTCTCAAGATATCAGGGCTCAGCTTCAGTGACATCCCCTGATTTTTGTATCGACAGGATTTGTTGCCATGAGATGGACTATAATGTATTTTCATGGCGTTTGGACGACTTCATGGTCGACGTTTTGGGAGTAACTATGAAGAACCATGAAGGCAAACTGGGGAAGAATTGGAAAGAC
It contains:
- the tsaE gene encoding tRNA (adenosine(37)-N6)-threonylcarbamoyltransferase complex ATPase subunit type 1 TsaE — encoded protein: MSGTTLKRNSRIKMRKRLCLTSSPSATQELGRRIGKKISTGSIIALIGELGCGKTCFTKGLCAGLGIPKRCVNSPTFAFVNEYEGRLPVFHLDLYRLENAAMGLDVGILDYLSRAASGVAIIEWADKILPLLPDNHLAVEFSVLSPKKREIVLTAFGEGFGKLLDELGNL
- the guaA gene encoding glutamine-hydrolyzing GMP synthase yields the protein MSVDHRVATSDDVEVSTYLEIAKKKGGEQPIPQKAPAPGGEREAVVIFDFGSQYSMLIARRVRECQVYCEIVPYDTPWKNIAHLNPKGFILSGGPASVYEPGGPLAPSYVYESGVPVLGICYGMQAMAQQLGGKVVQQTKREYGHATMHQGADSPLLAYLPFSMPVWMSHGDQVVEMPPGFTALAYTDNCPVAIMGNDQGFFGLQFHPEVAHTPDGKTVLKNFLYNVCGCQGNWTARSFITESIEKITQQVGTGKVICALSGGVDSAVAATLIHHAVGDQLTCIFVNNGLLRREEAERTINAFRKNLKMNIVYVDATDRFLEHLKGVTDPEQKRHVVGEEFIRVFEEEATKIGKVDFLAQGTLYPDVIESTTPDLKASARIKSHHNVGGLPAKMALKLLEPLRYLFKDEVRKVGLALGLPEDVIWRQPFPGPGLSVRIIGEVTRERLEVLRAADWIVMNEIKKANLYRQLWQSFAVLTNIRSVGVMGDHRTYGYLVAIRAVTSEDAMTADWAHLPPELLAQISNRIVNEVPSVNRVVYDISSKPPATIEWE
- a CDS encoding PIG-L family deacetylase, with protein sequence MKVLCFQPHNDDCAIAIGGIMQKVLKHAGEVTYVYITDGRHGSDVITPQELVEVRRAEAGEERSLLGIQHCFELGVEDGSVGRLRGVRLESLKQEVASILADSKADLIFVPTKSDMHPDHRATHDLVLEVVERMQPSPMVARYFVWLFPDFYSKLPDVADRVLMVGIDHEMAAKMAAIRVHQSQVTRGAFDSMVQMLNAYLAYAFRAPATIGSRYVEIVGLFGSSKYPRVTGELLQVLDPCADITNILHGRPSQDIRAQLQ
- the tsaD gene encoding tRNA (adenosine(37)-N6)-threonylcarbamoyltransferase complex transferase subunit TsaD: MNMLILGIETSCDETSAALVADGTILSNVIASQIDLHARFGGVVPEVASRKHVEAIGYVTREAIDSAGKTLPEIEAIAVTSRHGLIGSLIVGVSAAKSLAYALKVPLVGIHHIEGHIFANILSHPEMPLPHVCLTVSGGHTMLVYVNDVCQYEVMGNTLDDAAGEAFDKVAKFLGLSFPGGPVIEKLSVQGNKSAFALPRPLGRSRSFDFSFSGLKTAVVNMFKDKGRETLPLPDIAASFQEAVVDVLVSKTLQAARYKGVPAVSVTGGVSINRRLRESFSDACRREGLRVFFPQLDLCTDNAAMVAAAGAARLKYGEVSGLDLNAIPSAPLESAK
- the tsaB gene encoding tRNA (adenosine(37)-N6)-threonylcarbamoyltransferase complex dimerization subunit type 1 TsaB; the encoded protein is MRILGFDTSSPSNTVGLIDGDRVLADLSWEARDNSLQRIILNIDLVLKRGGLTLAEVDGLAVGIGPGSWTGLRVGITVAKTLAYAANRPVCGISSLEALAYQARSAPGLLCPLIDAGKENIYAAFYRSMGETLARKGEYYVGSIKELTKTIKEPTLFLGKPAHLYRQIIARELGSLANFGSPSDSPSGCVFAWLSLPRFERGNTDDAPSLVPLYLKESLAQALLLKRQQEP
- a CDS encoding demethoxyubiquinone hydroxylase family protein, with amino-acid sequence MHCCDEEMGEFDEKEIDLEMLREDLIGELQAINQYQDHIDTLDNEEARHILEHIRDDEKEHFAELTKLIQKLDSTQAAKFKKEGL
- a CDS encoding MDR family MFS transporter gives rise to the protein MKEKNNPPVDAEKQPPAGPPVSVAAESEGFHNLKGSQVFVTLGGVMLAMFLSSLDSTIVSTAMPRIIADLKGFEHYTWVSTAYLLTYTAVMPIVGRLTDMYGRKWFYIIGIIIFLLGSALCGLSHSMTHLIICRGFQGIGAGVMMANAAIVIGDLFPPSERGKYQGLTMAVFGLAAIVGPLLGGFITDRFSWHWIFYINLPLGIPVIVAFIRFFPNIQPVRVKHQLDYLGMAALVLCVAPLILGLSWAGVEYGWVSPQIIGMLAMSAVMVVVFIVVESRAAEPIMPLGVFRNRVVSVSVIASFCIGMGLFGTIFLVPLFFQGVLGQSATNSGIILMPMMLGWVVASTISGQALSRLGGHYRVQALVGLAVMAVGMFLLSRMTADSSSGQAVFDIVVMGLGLGIALPLLVIAVQNAVPYRIMGAATASVQFFRSIGQTVGLAIFGSIMASHFASNVVRLTQSDIKGVIGPDALTRLTSHPEALMDSNAMTQLRDMFGQQGADMAERFVHVLKESLAMAISDVFVVGTAALAVAFAVTLFLKEVPLRRSHKPEELG
- the purD gene encoding phosphoribosylamine--glycine ligase — encoded protein: MNVMVIGNGAREHALVWKLKQSPKAGKIYVAPGNAGTAAIAENVDIPAGDIEALAKAAQKYQIDLTVVGPEAPLASGVVDLFQKLRLPVFGPTKAAAQIESSKVFSKNLMQKYGIPCAQGMIFSSYSEARDYVQSQPAPLVIKADGLAAGKGVVVATSKKQALEALSDVMERKSLGNAGDRVIIEECLSGKEVSLLAFTDGKTVCPLVPACDYKRVFDYDQGPNTGGMGSYSPTGFFDQSQVEEAQRTVLEPAVQAMASEGMPYKGVLYAGLMVTPDGIKVLEFNARFGDPETQAIIPRLDTDLVDIMLAVIERKLNKIKIEWSNEACVGVVMASGGYPGKYKTGFPITGLDKLDRDILVFHAGTTVKEGAVTNGGRVLTVVAKGKTLTDARARVYANIPRIHFEGCHYRRDIAAREAA